One part of the Quercus lobata isolate SW786 chromosome 7, ValleyOak3.0 Primary Assembly, whole genome shotgun sequence genome encodes these proteins:
- the LOC115954110 gene encoding UPF0481 protein At3g47200-like — MPGRKEGETSMGITEEPQVPSISIGITNLKAKLEKIREAKRNVMNQSQTPKIQKVIFYLREQDDFHKNYEPKVVSLGPIHHGNPNYQLGENYKLLLTYEFIEGSGKNMEDVYNVIKEKIYELRTCFEEEVTKAYDDEALTSILFVDGCAILQYIYCATNNKFKELNIKTDSVAFGQQDLFLLENQLPYRLLTLLMSSSVKKEELNKSIETYIDSHVKVPEDQQSNWLSWRPCQRSKPQQAQRAKEESHDDKEKPQDRTISVAKEPVHLLDHLRTRMLHGQGYIHDGKVGEINQNIQNVQEYWQSYRNVQELKTAGIHLKRGENCYLSEIKFTKRFLFRGQLHLPPIVVDDSTRPKFLNLIAYERCLDFENDFGVTSYISFLDSLIDEAYDVKKLRKAQILHNFLGSDEEVAKLFNEIGTDLVPNIEIYRDVRSQIQKHYRSKWMTWIAQVFHDYFSSPWTFIAFFGALLALALTITQTWYSVNSPPGPCDNFCKNLTPK; from the coding sequence ATGCCCGGAAGAAAAGAAGGTGAAACAAGCATGGGTATCACTGAGGAGCCCCAGGTGCCCAGCATTTCAATCGGAATTACTAATCTCAAGGCAAAGCTTGAAAAAATAAGGGAGGCAAAAAGAAATGTGATGAATCAATCTCAAACACCAAAGATACAAAAGGTTATATTCTATCTGCGAGAACAAGACGATTTCCACAAGAATTATGAGCCAAAAGTGGTATCACTCGGTCCGATCCATCATGGTAATCCAAATTACCAGCTAGGAGAGAATTACAAGCTACTGTTGACATATGAATTCATCGAAGGTAGCGGTAAGAATATGGAAGATGTATACAACGTGATTAAGGAGAAAATCTATGAATTAAGGACATGCTTCGAGGAGGAGGTGACCAAGGCATATGATGATGAGGCTCTCACTTCGATTTTGTTCGTGGATGGCTGTGCAATTTTACAGTACATATATTGTGCAACTAACAACAAGTTCAAAGAGTTGAATATAAAAACGGATAGTGTAGCATTTGGGCAACAGGATTTGTTCTTGCTGGAGAATCAACTTCCCTATCGTCTACTCACATTGTTGATGAGCTCGAGtgtgaagaaagaagaattgaACAAATCAATTGAAACTTACATTGACTCACACGTTAAGGTACCAGAGGATCAGCAATCGAATTGGTTATCGTGGAGACCCTGCCAAAGATCGAAGCCACAACAAGCACAAAGGGCGAAAGAAGAAAGCCACGATGATAAGGAGAAGCCACAAGATCGTACCATATCAGTGGCTAAAGAGCCCGTCCATCTTCTTGACCATCTGAGGACACGAATGCTTCATGGACAAGGGTACATTCATGACGGAAAGGTTGGTGAAATCAACCAAAATATACAAAATGTCCAAGAGTACTGGCAATCCTATCGCAATGTCCAGGAGCTTAAAACAGCAGGTATCCATTTGAAACGTGGTGAAAATTGTTACTTGAGTGAGATAAAATTCACTAAACGATTTCTTTTTCGTGGACAACTTCACCTTCCTCCAATTGTTGTGGATGACTCAACCAGGCCTAAGTTCCTGAACTTGATAGCATATGAAAGGTGTCtggattttgaaaatgattttgggGTCACCTCTTATATATCCTTCCTTGATTCACTAATCGATGAAGCCTACGATGTTAAGAAGCTAAGGAAAGCACAGATACTCCACAATTTCCTTGGCAGCGATGAAGAAGTGGCTAAACTTTTCAATGAGATAGGCACCGACTTGGTGCCTAACATCGAAATATACAGGGATGTCAGATCACAAATTCAGAAGCACTATAGGAGCAAGTGGATGACCTGGATAGCTCAAGTCTTTCACGACTATTTCAGTAGTCCCTGGACGTTCATTGCTTTCTTTGGTGCATTGTTAGCACTTGCTCTAACTATCACTCAGACTTGGTATTCTGTCAACTCTCCCCCAGGACCCTGCGATAACTTCTGCAAAAACTTAACACCAAAGTAA